A window of Gallus gallus isolate bGalGal1 chromosome 3, bGalGal1.mat.broiler.GRCg7b, whole genome shotgun sequence genomic DNA:
gtaggggggttggagcttcatgatctttgaggtcctttccaacccaggccactctgtgattctacgatccTATGATTTGTAGCTGTGCAAGTCTTGGCCCCATACGTGGATACATTTTAAATGGCACTGAAGCTCATGTTGGCCTGTCACAGTGTTCTCAGCCCCACTGTAAGAGGTATATTTAAACACAGTCTGTGGTTTCAGTTGCATGAAGAGCTCAGGTGTACTCAGGACTGAATTACAACAGGATGTCTGGCTGGTGCTTACGTAGGCTCCTCATCCAGCATGATGAAGTTCAAATCACCTCACAGTCTCAGTGTGACTCACAAACAGTTAAACCTACTTGcagtgcttctttttctttctctgcgTCCCTTCAGTGCACTCCTCTgtctcctctttctgctttttgtgctTCTTCTTATGGCgtttcttttgctttgcctcAGAGTCCTCAACGCTGAGATCTTCCCCATCAGATACTCCCATACAAGTTTCTCCATCACCCATATTTTCATCACAACTAATACTTTCCCCATCATGCTGCTCTctatgtttccttttctttttcctcgAGTGACATTCATATAAAGGAGCATCCAGTTCCTTCCCATTCAAGCTACTTATCTTACACTTTTTCCCTTGTGGCTTCTCACACTGCTCTGTATTCTCTGCCTcatctcttttctgcttcttctttttcttcttggctttagttttcagttcttctgaaaGCTCCaaggctgcttctgctgtggggcagcaacCATCTAactttgtttctgcttcattCTGGGATCCTTTCAGTTTTGCCATGCGCTTGGCAAAATATTCCTggacagtgagaacactcttCACAGTATTGATGTTGTCTGTAGACTCAGCGAGCCAGCAGCCTCCATGCTTCTCTTCCTGAGACTCAGCATCGGTAGCCTCGTCCTGCAGGGGAACAAGGAGGAGCAGGAGTGAGAAAGAGAAGTAATGGCCTTAAACAGAGCTGAAATATGAAAAGCACTTAAAACCATatgctgctttgaaaattaATGGCAGCCCTTGGCAGAAGTGAGGCTGTTCAGCCAcgagttggactcgatggtccttatgggtcccttccaactactctatgattctctgatcttCAGGTAGGGAAGGGGATatgattttctgttgttttcattttctcactgtTCACCTACGCCTGTGCAACTCATGCAGGTTACATACAACACTATCACACACTGTGTGTTGCACTCGCTTTGCACAGGCACATGTCTCTACGAGATACAgaataacacagaaaataacacagaaaataatgcagtgtGACCAGTTAGCCCGTGGCATAAAGGAAATCCCATGCCTAGAATACCTCCTATAGTGAAGTGCAACAACTTATGATGTACACAGTAATCCAGCACTGATGCATCTCTTCCATCTTATCTGATCTTTAGAAACGTTTGTCTCATAGCTGGTTTACTGTCATTGTGTCCTAGACGTTGTTATTTAAACATGCTCCATTTGATCATATGTTATCAGATGGCAAAAACAACATCGCAGGTTAGATCTTACAAGGCTTCTgcatacacaaaataaatagcTGCTGAACTCTAGCTGCAGGTGAGCGACTATAAAAAGAACCCAGTGCCTcgaaaataaacataaaacaaacagcCAACTACAGCCATTGAGCTGGATGTTATGTGTGGCACGAGGAGAACTGACtctgaaaaagcaacaaatacaatgagatgaaaagatgaaatacaTAACTTGTTAAATTGTCTCTGACTTGTAAAACAAACATGctaaaaaagcagctgaaatgcagacTTGTTGAcatggatcatagaatcacagaatgaatcacagaatcacaggatggcctgggttgaaaaggaccaacattatcatcgagttccaaccccctgctatgtgcagggtcgccaaccagcagaccaggctgcccagagccacatccagcctggccttgaatgcctccagggatggggcatccacagcctccttgggcaacctgttcagtgcgtcaccaccctctgggtgaaaaacttcctcctcatatccaacctaaacctcccctatctcagtttaaaaccattcccccttgtcctatcactgtccaccttcgtaaacagccgttccccctctAGTaaatatgctcccttcaagtactggaaggccacaataaggtctccccggagccttaTCGATATCGAAGCACTGAGAACTAACCCTCTGTGGCATGGCCTTCTCCTCTGCAAAAGCCACACGTGACCTTTAGAAAAGCCCCACATTTCACACTGACTGAGATACTACGCTGTTTTTCCCATTCATAAATACACATACAGATGGGAGCATCCACTCTACCCATGCATCATAAACATGGACTGataataaaatgcaaacaaatcaGAGCAGGAGTATTTCACAGCCACATTCCCTGGCACATACCAATGCACAGGGTGAAGGCCAGCAGCTAACAGGGAGAAATGAAAGTACTTATCACAGCGCTTTACAGCTATTGCATGATAGTGCAGATCGGCCATCTGGCTCTCTTTAGAGCATCACTAGACCTGCAAGCTGACATGGGTTTTGTGAGGGTTTGTAAGTAAGGTTTTGCAGGTCTGACTCCATAACCTTTACTCACATGAGCAGGAATGCACAACTCTGTTATTAGTGATGCATTACAAGCAGTGATTTCCTCATACATTGGCTTTCAAGAGAGCTATTCCAGTGGAACGAAAGCAACGCCACACTCAAGATTCCAGTAATGTTTATGTGGACACTTATCAAAATGATTTACTTTTCTTGCAGGAATACCGTCAGGTAAGTTTATGAAGAAGTCCACAAAGAGCTGTTTcacatcaaggaaaaaaagcacacacgTATCTACACACATAAATACAGCATGC
This region includes:
- the PINX1 gene encoding PIN2/TERF1-interacting telomerase inhibitor 1 isoform X1, which codes for MAMLAEPRRRQKWSVDPRNSAWSKDESKFGQRMLEKMGWSKGKGLGAQEQGNTEHIKVQVKNNMLGLGASIKYEDSWIAHQDDFNQLLAELNDCHGQGETESSVTNQKKTFNLEEKSKSSKKRVHYMKFAKGKDLSLRSEDDLSCIFGKRQKSMKTQDEATDAESQEEKHGGCWLAESTDNINTVKSVLTVQEYFAKRMAKLKGSQNEAETKLDGCCPTAEAALELSEELKTKAKKKKKKQKRDEAENTEQCEKPQGKKCKISSLNGKELDAPLYECHSRKKKRKHREQHDGESISCDENMGDGETCMGVSDGEDLSVEDSEAKQKKRHKKKHKKQKEETEECTEGTQRKKKKHCK